One Leptolyngbya sp. 'hensonii' DNA segment encodes these proteins:
- a CDS encoding alpha/beta fold hydrolase: MPEINPWMTCFKAQPQAKLRLFCFPYAGAGASVFRTWATQLPETIEVYAIQLPGRETRLREPLFTDLVPLVEALTPVLLPHFDRPFAFYGHSLGALISFSLSLQLRRSGQPLPQHLLVASRRAPQIPTQSPIHALPDPEFALALQRYDGTPEAVLQNAELMEIFLPILRADLMIHERYQHADEPPLDCPISAFGGVQDQEVSHPELAAWEFQTASSFKLRQFPGGHLFLKQEGAALLTAIVEDLSLD; the protein is encoded by the coding sequence ATGCCTGAAATTAATCCCTGGATGACCTGCTTCAAAGCCCAACCTCAGGCAAAGCTACGCCTGTTTTGCTTCCCCTATGCGGGGGCGGGGGCGTCGGTATTTCGCACCTGGGCGACCCAGTTGCCAGAGACGATCGAGGTTTATGCAATTCAGCTTCCAGGGCGGGAAACCAGATTACGAGAACCCCTGTTCACTGACTTGGTGCCGCTGGTGGAAGCCCTCACCCCTGTGCTGTTGCCTCATTTCGATCGCCCCTTCGCCTTTTATGGCCACAGCCTGGGAGCCCTGATCAGTTTCTCCCTTTCCCTGCAACTCCGTCGGAGCGGTCAGCCTTTGCCGCAACATCTGCTTGTTGCCAGCCGTCGGGCTCCCCAGATCCCCACCCAATCCCCAATTCATGCCCTTCCCGATCCGGAGTTTGCCCTGGCCTTGCAACGTTACGATGGCACACCGGAAGCTGTTCTGCAGAATGCCGAATTGATGGAGATTTTTCTTCCCATCCTGCGGGCTGATCTGATGATTCATGAACGCTACCAGCATGCCGATGAACCTCCGCTGGATTGTCCAATTTCCGCTTTTGGTGGGGTTCAGGATCAGGAAGTCAGTCATCCTGAACTGGCTGCCTGGGAATTCCAAACAGCCAGCTCGTTTAAGCTGCGCCAGTTTCCAGGGGGGCATCTTTTCCTGAAGCAGGAAGGGGCGGCCCTGTTAACGGCGATCGTTGAGGATTTGTCCCTGGATTAA
- the hcp gene encoding hydroxylamine reductase: MFCNQCEQTTRGDVCHQWGACGKSPEVDALQDLLVHCLRGLSQVALQAKALGIATRETDEFTCEMLFSTLTNVNFDPNDFVAFVNRAIALRDSLKLQIHSTGEVVVESMLSTFQPAGDLAQRMKQGRDLEYAFISQSASDVDIFSLKLTVLYGLKGAAAYAFHALELNQQDEGFYRFCHEVLVSLDAQDKSLQDWVGLALKVGQMNLKAMELLDAGNTETFGHPVPTTVPLGTIAGKAILVSGHDLRDLKAILEQTVGTGITVYTHGELLPAHGYPKLKQTYPHLYGHYGTAWQNQTHDFDHFPGPIVMTTNCLMPPHDTYSDRLFTLGPVGYPGLLHTSIEDVSPIIQKALELPGFTEETDRGSVTTGFARHAVLGVADAVIDAVKQGQIRHFFLVGGCDGAKPGRNYYSDLVETMPQDCVVLTLGCGKFRFFDQDLGTIGGIPRLLDVGQCNDAYSAIQIAVALANAFGVEVNQLPLSMVLSWYEQKAIAVLLTLLALGIQNIRIGPTLPAFLSPNVVKLLSETFNLKLITTPEQDLAACLG; the protein is encoded by the coding sequence ATGTTTTGTAATCAGTGTGAACAAACCACCCGGGGCGATGTCTGTCATCAGTGGGGAGCTTGCGGCAAGAGTCCAGAAGTCGATGCGTTGCAGGATCTGTTGGTGCATTGTTTGCGGGGATTGTCTCAGGTGGCCCTGCAGGCCAAAGCTCTGGGGATTGCCACCCGCGAGACGGATGAGTTTACCTGTGAGATGCTCTTTTCCACACTGACCAATGTGAACTTTGATCCGAATGATTTTGTGGCCTTCGTGAATCGGGCGATCGCCCTGCGGGATAGTCTGAAGCTGCAAATTCATAGCACGGGAGAGGTCGTTGTCGAATCTATGCTCTCCACCTTTCAACCCGCTGGCGATCTGGCCCAGCGGATGAAACAGGGGCGGGATCTGGAGTATGCCTTTATCAGTCAATCTGCCTCCGATGTGGATATTTTCTCCCTCAAACTCACCGTTCTCTATGGCCTGAAGGGTGCTGCGGCCTATGCCTTCCATGCCCTGGAACTGAATCAACAGGATGAGGGCTTTTATCGCTTCTGCCATGAAGTGCTGGTCAGCCTGGATGCCCAGGACAAGAGCCTGCAGGATTGGGTCGGTCTAGCCCTTAAGGTTGGCCAAATGAATCTGAAAGCCATGGAACTGCTGGATGCGGGAAATACCGAAACCTTTGGCCATCCAGTGCCAACGACCGTGCCCCTGGGGACGATCGCGGGTAAGGCCATCCTCGTTTCCGGGCACGACCTGCGAGACCTGAAGGCCATCCTGGAACAGACCGTGGGAACGGGCATCACCGTTTATACCCATGGGGAACTGTTGCCAGCCCATGGGTATCCCAAGCTGAAACAGACCTATCCTCACCTCTATGGGCATTACGGTACGGCATGGCAGAACCAGACCCATGACTTTGATCACTTCCCGGGTCCGATCGTCATGACCACCAATTGCCTCATGCCCCCCCACGACACCTACAGCGATCGGCTCTTTACCCTGGGGCCAGTCGGATATCCGGGGCTACTTCATACCAGCATTGAGGATGTTTCCCCAATTATCCAGAAAGCCCTGGAACTGCCAGGATTCACCGAGGAGACAGATCGGGGCAGCGTCACCACTGGCTTTGCCCGTCATGCAGTGCTGGGGGTGGCTGATGCGGTGATTGATGCGGTGAAACAGGGCCAGATCCGCCACTTCTTCCTGGTCGGTGGCTGTGATGGGGCCAAACCAGGCCGCAACTACTACAGTGATCTGGTCGAAACCATGCCCCAGGATTGTGTCGTCCTAACCCTGGGTTGCGGTAAATTCCGTTTCTTCGATCAAGACCTGGGCACGATCGGCGGCATTCCCCGTCTCCTGGATGTGGGACAGTGCAACGATGCCTACTCGGCAATTCAGATTGCTGTGGCCCTGGCCAACGCATTCGGGGTGGAAGTCAACCAACTTCCCCTATCCATGGTCTTGTCCTGGTATGAGCAGAAAGCGATCGCCGTACTGCTGACCCTGCTGGCCCTGGGCATTCAGAATATTCGGATTGGGCCGACCTTGCCCGCTTTCCTCAGCCCTAATGTGGTGAAATTGCTGTCGGAGACCTTTAACTTGAAGCTGATTACCACACCAGAGCAGGATCTGGCGGCCTGTCTGGGTTAA